The following coding sequences lie in one Silurus meridionalis isolate SWU-2019-XX chromosome 19, ASM1480568v1, whole genome shotgun sequence genomic window:
- the LOC124402193 gene encoding calmodulin-binding transcription activator 1-like isoform X7, translating to MAAENKPEDEHGHLKIYLPKKLLECLPKCSSLPKERHRWNTNEEIAAYLISFEKHEEWLTTSPKTRPQNGSMILYNRKKVKYRKDGYCWKKRKDGKTTREDHMKLKVQGVECLYGCYVHSSIIPTFHRRCYWLLQNPDIVLVHYLNVPAIEDCGKPCGPILCSINTDKKEWAKWTKEELISQLKPMFHGIKWTCSNGNSSTGFSAEQLVQQILDSHQTKPPPRTHNCLCTGTLGAGSSLHHKCNSAKHRIISPKVDPRSGGAYSSTHSEVQNSDVSEGKTEHTHGSGKNGRSTGDGPGGSTAREKRNSKGAKPALLHQNSMEVSSTNQVEVPDTTQSSPVSISSGLNSDPDIADSPVVTGMSHVASVMSSLSQSATVFMSEVTGEPVYSMSPTGDPNAHLLGPDTASSSLVLAVAADSHKFAFPGAVGLGDVGSAERLAMLSAASMSEELVLSSNLESGSIKLPETTMNFDPDCFLNNPKQGQTYGGNGLKTEVSNASSCSNGGMRCSPPLADNGYGFNASLVKNIKTEDTSFEQQLAKEGGYQVGEVVSGAASMSSSSGSGSTQSSLALTPTSSLLPSGGGLSPSTTLEQMDFSAIDAKQDYSSTMMSATSYSQAIPSPQLAHQSHSPSFFLQGSPQSTQTHAHQNTSISAQNSHDSAAFMGLSVVKTDSTGTNGHHQHHHHAHQGQHTASNCNGNSPAERNGQGSTLQLLQYQNRFTGASKEHEEVGSLEQPTNSEGQDTGEQEKDTEDLLKAGDHLQHCVGNGADGNGATEHYLQQPEGTNLGAGVTGRTGTGTNNGALCNGTDVSRATGSPHQQLQPLLQGAGLVQGLFNNIAAHQALATSGASGGGAMEISLDHFDVSFGNQFSDLINDFISVEGGNNAVIGGQTGNTLYSHQIMAHSGTEGQVSSGATTQQVAEEGPTHGTTGYNSAELCLQPCCSPQSAQPGSLGTDNGQLSYMQVEEVVSAAVAHGTMGMLQNTARLFVVTDYSPEWSYPEGGVKVLITGPWQEASSDYTCLFDQITVPASLIQPGVLRCYCPAHDTGLVTLQVAASSQIISNSVVFEYKARALPALPTSQHDWLSLDDNQFRMSILERLEQMERRMAEMSGQQQQQSSGGTSESGVTGGGGGGEGRGNSDQTQLSPGHSQGQAGSSFESRVVVVCEKMMNRACWAKSKHLIHSKTFRGMTLLHLAAAQGYANLIQTLIKWRTKHADSIDLELEVDPLNVDHFSCTPLMWACALGHTEAAVVLYKWDRRALAIPDSLGRLPLATARSRGHTKLAEFLENLQKEEQQQTSAANMSFSSSTESSTTEGWMTVWGSETASGIRANNSASSAPGSNQDLRRPRSESSSFYNSDIQGDAPLTKKHKPNPEIHQARPSKPGATPVGLGEQVHKTKTCPAKLAKAGTVETGKADKAQTKLSSACGGGRWSSRQTSGRRGPIGGLAKERLANRLRLREASGTGSVSELLLGQEDLENTGDLQLNMMTLAEHIIEATPDRIKSENFEATESAPLDSVEVNSTMSWLATYLGDAERFIYSKPVACSTGLEDSHAGSHPECEGPFGKLGLPSPADWSAFLNVPHSRKERDLTQLALSDHEQRELYEAARQVQSTFRKYKGRPLREQQELAAAVIQRCYKKYKQLSWIALKYALYKKMTLAAILIQSKFRSYYEQKKFQQSRRAAMLIQQYYRSYKELGRPNSHSHAAAAAAIVQHKLRSGLLTKRQDQAARKIMRFLLRCRHRVRELKKAKEHESSPKSPVTI from the exons AACCCGGACATCGTTCTGGTCCACTACCTTAACGTCCCAGCCATCGAGGATTGTGGGAAGCCATGCGGTCCGATCCTGTGCTCCATCAACACAGACAAAAAGGAGTGGGCCAAATGGACCAAGGAGGAGCTCATCAGCCAGCTAAAGcccatgt TTCATGGCATCAAGTGGACTTGCAGCAACGGGAACAGCAGCACCGGCTTCTCGGCTGAGCAGCTGGTGCAGCAGATCCTGGACAGCCACCAGACCAAACCACCTCCCCGGACTCACAACTGCCTCTGCACGGGGACGCTGG GTGCTGGTAGCAGTCTGCATCACAAATGTAACAGTGCCAAACACCGCATTATCTCCCCAAAGGTCGACCCACGCTCTGGAGGTGCTTACAGCAGCACTCACTCCGAAGTTCAAAACAGTGATGTCTCAGAGGGCAAGACAGAGCACACACATGGATCAGGCAAAAATGGCAGGTCGACGGGCGATGGTCCAGGTGGATCTACTGCACGAGAAAAGAGGAACAGCAAAGGAGCGAAACCGGCTCTACTTCATCAGAACAGTATGGAGGTGTCCTCCACTAACCAGGTTGAAGTTCCAGACACCACCCAGAGCTCACCAGTCTCCATTAGCAGCGGGCTAAACTCCGATCCAGATATAGCTGACAGCCCCGTGGTGACAGGAATGAGCCACGTGGCCTCCGTCATGAGCAGCCTCTCCCAGTCCGCCACTGTCTTCATGTCAGAGGTCACCGGTGAACCCGTCTACAGCATGTCTCCCACTGGAGATCCTAATGCTCATCTACTTGGCCCTGACACGGCCTCGAGCAGCTTGGTGCTGGCAGTTGCTGCTGATAGTCACAAATTTGCTTTTCCTGGGGCTGTGGGATTAGGAGATGTAGGGTCTGCAGAGAGGTTGGCTATGCTTTCTGCAGCTAGCATGTCAGAAGAGCTGGTCCTCTCCAGCAACCTTGAGTCCGGGAGCATCAAGCTGCCTGAAACCACCATGAACTTTGACCCAGACTGCTTCCTCAATAACCCTAAACAGGGACAGACGTATGGGGGAAATGGGCTGAAGACAGAGGTCAGCAATGCCAGCAGTTGCAGCAATGGAGGAATGCGCTGTTCACCTCCTCTTGCTGATAATGGTTACGGTTTCAATGCCTCACTggtcaaaaatataaaaacggAAGATACATCATTCGAACAGCAGCTGGCCAAAGAAGGTGGTTACCAGGTCGGAGAGGTGGTCAGTGGTGCAGCAAGCATGTCCAGCTCCTCAGGCAGTGGCTCTACCCAGAGTTCCTTAGCTCTAACCCCAACTAGCTCATTGCTTCCATCTGGTGGTGGCCTGAGCCCTAGCACTACACTGGAGCAGATGGATTTCAGTGCCATTGATGCCAAACAGGATTACTCTTCTACTATGATGTCTGCTACAAGCTACAGTCAAGCTATACCAAGTCCTCAGCTGGCTCACCAGAGCCACTCTCCAAGCTTCTTCCTGCAGGGTTCACCGCAGTCCACCCAGACTCATGCCCACCAGAACACTAGTATTTCTGCTCAGAACTCGCACGACTCTGCTGCTTTTATGGGTTTGTCTGTGGTTAAGACTGATTCGACAGGCACCAACGGgcatcatcaacaccaccatcatGCTCACCAAGGGCAGCACACTGCGTCCAACTGCAACGGAAACTCTCCAGCAGAAAGAAATGGGCAAGGTAGCACTCTGCAACTTCTGCAGTACCAAAATCGCTTCACAGGTGCCAGCAAGGAACATGAGGAGGTTGGAAGCCTGGAACAGCCCACCAACTCAGAAGGGCAGGACACAGGTGAGCAAGAAAAGGATACAGAAGACTTGTTGAAGGCAGGAGATCACCTACAGCACTGTGTCGGAAATGGGGCAGATGGCAACGGAGCTACAGAGCACTACCTCCAACAACCAGAAGGCACAAATCTGGGAGCAGGAGTAACTGGCAGAACAGGAACGGGTACTAATAATGGAGCTCTGTGTAATGGTACGGATGTCAGCAGAGCAACTGGCAGTCCACATCAGCAGCTCCAGCCTCTACTACAAGGAGCAGGGCTTGTCCAGGGGCTCTTCAACAACATAGCAGCCCACCAGGCTCTGGCCACAAGTGGCGCCAGTGGAGGAGGAGCCATGGAGATCAGCCTTGATCACTTCGATGTCTCTTTTGGGAATCAGTTTTCAGACCTCATCAACGATTTCATTTCGGTAGAAGGAGGAAACAATGCAGTAATCGGGGGACAAACAGGCAACACACTCTACAGCCATCAGATAATGGCGCACTCAGGCACAGAAGGTCAAGTGTCATCCGGGGCGACCACCCAACAGGTTGCTGAGGAAGGACCCACCCATGGAACTACAGGGTACAACTCTGCAGAACTCTGCCTCCAGCCCTGTTGCAGCCCTCAGTCTGCCCAGCCTGGGTCACTGGGAACAGACAATGGGCAGTTATCATACATGCAAGTAGAGGAGGTTGTGTCTGCAGCTGTGGCTCATGGGACCATGGGGATGCTTCAGAACACTGCAAGACTCTTTGTGGTGACAGACTACTCACCGGAGTGGTCTTACCCAGAG GGTGGAGTAAAAGTTTTAATCACAGGACCATGGCAGGAGGCCAGCAGTGACTACACATGCCTGTTTGATCAGATCACAGTTCCTGCCTCCCTCATTCAGCCTGGAGTGCTGCGATGTTACTGCCCGG CTCACGACACAGGCCTGGTGACCCTTCAGGTTGCAGCCAGCAGCCAGATCATCTCCAACTCAGTGGTGTTTGAATATAAAGCCCGCGCTCTCCCCGCCCTGCCCACCTCTCAGCATGACTGGCTCTCCCTGGACG ACAACCAATTCAGAATGTCGATCCTGGAGCGCCTGGAGCAGATGGAGCGCAGGATGGCGGAGATGTCTggccagcagcagcagcaaagcAGCGGAGGAACATCTGAAAGTGGAGTAacgggaggaggaggaggaggagaaggaagaggcAATTCCGATCAAACCCAA CTCTCCCCAGGTCATAGTCAGGGACAAGCTGGAAGCTCCTTTGAGAGCCGTGTCGTGGTGGTATGTGAGAAGATGATGAACCGTGCCTGCTGGGCAAAATCCAAGCACTTAATTCACTCCAAAACGTTCCGGGGTATGACCCTGCTCCACCTGGCAGCTGCCCAGGGTTACGCCAACCTGATCCAGACTCTCATCAAATGGCG CACTAAACATGCAGACAGCATTGACCTGGAGTTAGAGGTGGATCCTTTGAATGTTGACCACTTCTCCTGCACCccattg ATGTGGGCTTGTGCTTTGGGTCACACCGAGGCAGCAGTGGTTTTGTATAAGTGGGATCGGCGCGCCCTGGCGATCCCCGATTCTCTCGGCCGCTTACCGTTGGCCACGGCGCGATCCCGCGGCCATACCAAGCTGGCTGAGTTTCTAGAAAATCTTCAGAAGGAAGAACAGCAGCAGACTTCTGCCGCCAACATGTCTTTCTCCTCCTCTACAGAAAGCTCTACTACAGAGGGCTGGATGACCGTTTGGGGAAGTGAGACAGCTTCTGGGATAAGAGCAAACAACAGCGCTAGCTCTGCTCCAGGCTCAAACCAAG ATTTAAGGAGACCCAGGTCTGAATCTTCCAGTTTCTACAACAGTGATATCCAAGGCGATGCCCCATTAACCAAGAAACACAAACCCAATCCTGAGATACACCAAGCAAGGCCAAGCAAGCCTGGGGCTACCCCTGTGGGTCTGGGAGAGCAAGTCCACAAGACTAAAACATGCCCTGCTAAACTAGCCAAAGCTGGTACGGTGGAGACAGGAAAAGCAGACAAGGCTCAGACAAAGTTGAGTTCGGCTTGCGGAGGCGGGCGATGGAGCAGCAGACAGACCTCAGGGCGCAGAGGGCCTATTGGAGGACTTGCTAAAGAAAGGTTGGCGAACAGGCTGAGGTTACGAGAAGCATCCGGAACAGGGTCAGTCTCCGAGCTTCTGTTGGGGCAAGAGGATCTGGAGAACACAGGTGACCTCCAG TTGAATATGATGACTCTGGCCGAGCACATCATCGAAGCAACGCCTGATCGCATCAAGAGCGAAAACTTCGAGGCCACGGAGTCAGCACCTCTGGATAGCGTTGAGGTCAACAGCACTATGAGCTGGTTAGCTACGTACCTCGGAGATGCAGAAAG GTTCATATACAGTAAGCCGGTGGCATGCTCCACGGGACTCGAAGACAGCCACGCTGGCAGCCACCCGGAATGTGAAGGTCCTTTCGGGAAGCTTGGACTTCCGTCTCCAGCAGACTGGAGTGCATTTCTTAACGTCCCTCACAGCAGAAAGGAGCGTGATTTAACCCAGCTGGCGCTGTCCGACCACGAGCAGAGAGAGCTGTACGAGGCCGCCCGCCAAGTCCAGAGCACTTTCCGCAAGTATAAG GGGCGTCCACTCAGAGAGCAGCAGGAACTGGCAGCTGCTGTTATTCAGCGCTGTTATAAAAAGTACAAGCAG CTGTCATGGATAGCCTTGAAG TATGCACTTTATAAGAAGATGACGCTGGCCGCCATCCTAATCCAGAGTAAATTTCGCAGCTACTACGAGCAGAAGAAGTTCCAGCAAAGTCGTCGGGCAGCCATGCTAATCCAGCAATACTACCGCAGCTACAAAGAGCTGGGCCGACCCAACTCACACTCTCACGCCGCTGCAGCTGCAGCAATAGTGCAGCACAAACTGAG AAGTGGTCTGCTGACCAAGAGGCAGGACCAGGCCGCCAGAAAAATAATGCGATTTCTGCTCCGATGTCGCCATAG